A region from the Triplophysa rosa linkage group LG4, Trosa_1v2, whole genome shotgun sequence genome encodes:
- the n6amt1 gene encoding methyltransferase N6AMT1 translates to MYPTPLCSHAGRGSFSDVYEPAEDSFLLIDALEKDADRLKGNKPSVCLEVGSGSGVVSAFLASVVGSDAVYLCTDINLTAAHCTLETSQRNGLELQPIVTDLVECLLPRLNGKVDVLVFNPPYVVTPSEEVGSCGIEASWAGGIWGREVMDRFFPMIPQLLSDHALFYLVTVSDNNPEEIVALLGEIGLKGETCLSRQAGRERLSVLRFSSSEDTS, encoded by the exons ATGTACCCCACACCTCTCTGCTCTCACGCGGGCCGTGGGTCGTTCTCTGATGTGTATGAACCGGCCGAAGATTCATTTCTTCTCATCGATGCTTTGGAGAAGGATGCTGACAGACTGAAGGGAAAcaa ACCTTCGGTGTGTCTGGAGGTGGGCAGCGGCTCTGGTGTTGTATCCGCCTTCCTAGCGTCAGTCGTTGGGTCAGACGCTGTATATCT CTGCACAGATATAAATCTCACAGCTGCTCATTGTACGCTCGAGACATCTCAGCGTAACGGCCTCGAGCTGCAGCCCATCGTCACTGACCTG GTTGAGTGTCTTTTGCCCAGATTGAATGGAAAAGTGGACGTGCTGGTGTTTAATCCTCCGTATGTCGTCACACCTTCAGAGGAG GTGGGCAGCTGTGGAATCGAAGCATCCTGGGCCGGAGGGATATGGGGTCGAGAGGTGATGGACAGGTTTTTTCCCATGATTCCACAGCTGTTATCCGATCACGCACTGTTTTATCTGGTGACTGTGTCTGATAATAACCCAG AGGAGATTGTGGCTCTGTTGGGAGAAATCGGGCTGAAAGGAGAAACGTGTTTGTCCCGTCAGGCTGGACGAGAGAGACTTTCCGTACTGCGCTTCAGCAGTAGTGAAGATACGTCATGA